In Myxococcus stipitatus, the following are encoded in one genomic region:
- a CDS encoding 1,4-dihydroxy-2-naphthoyl-CoA synthase, translated as MVSAIFNPARWKPIEGHKFKDITFHRAVDQGTVRIAFNRPEVRNAFRPRTVDELSRALEATRFMTDVGCVLITGNGPSPKDGGWAFCSGGDQRIRGKDGYKYEGEEGESDPAKLGRLHILEVQRQIRFLPKAVIAVVPGWAVGGGHSLHVVCDMTIASQEHAVFKQTDADVASFDGGYGSALLARQVGQKRAREIFFVGANYSAQEAFQMGMVNAVVPHEKLEDFALEWAAEINTKSPTAIKMLKYAFNLPDDGMVGQQLFAGEATRLAYGTDEAQEGRDAFVQKRKRDFKKFPWGY; from the coding sequence ATGGTCTCGGCCATCTTCAATCCGGCCCGTTGGAAGCCCATCGAGGGCCACAAGTTCAAGGACATCACCTTCCACCGCGCGGTGGACCAGGGCACGGTGCGCATCGCGTTCAACCGGCCGGAGGTGCGCAATGCGTTCCGTCCGCGCACGGTGGACGAGCTGTCTCGGGCGCTGGAGGCCACGCGCTTCATGACGGACGTGGGGTGTGTGCTGATTACTGGCAACGGGCCATCCCCGAAGGATGGGGGCTGGGCGTTCTGCTCGGGCGGAGACCAGCGCATCCGAGGGAAGGACGGGTACAAGTACGAGGGGGAGGAGGGGGAGTCGGACCCGGCGAAGCTGGGGCGGCTGCACATCCTGGAGGTGCAGCGGCAGATTCGATTCCTGCCCAAAGCGGTGATTGCGGTGGTGCCGGGGTGGGCGGTGGGCGGGGGGCACAGCCTGCATGTGGTGTGTGACATGACCATCGCGAGCCAGGAGCACGCGGTGTTCAAGCAGACGGACGCGGATGTGGCGAGCTTCGACGGTGGTTACGGGTCGGCGCTGCTGGCGCGGCAGGTGGGGCAGAAGCGTGCGCGGGAGATCTTCTTCGTGGGGGCGAACTACTCGGCGCAGGAGGCCTTCCAGATGGGGATGGTCAACGCCGTGGTGCCGCACGAGAAGCTGGAGGACTTCGCGCTGGAGTGGGCGGCGGAGATCAACACGAAGAGCCCCACGGCCATCAAGATGCTGAAGTATGCGTTCAACCTGCCGGATGACGGCATGGTGGGACAGCAGCTCTTCGCCGGTGAGGCCACGCGTCTGGCGTATGGGACGGACGAGGCCCAGGAGGGCCGGGATGCGTTCGTCCAGAAGCGCAAGCGGGACTTCAAGAAGTTCCCTTGGGGGTATTGA
- a CDS encoding DUF1003 domain-containing protein, producing the protein MPADVALLKEVPLFAALDDEERALLAAQLEEVHLRASEKVFSRGDPGGAIYIVSSGEVQISVEDTTGQVIVFETARRGDFFGELSLLDGDPRSADARAIQDTCALKVDRADLQLLFQRHPSSAMDVLTAIGRRLREADKMLHSRPTLSPNEMVEERLTTIQRLADGLAAFSGTFTFMLLHAAWFAAWISINLGWVPLLHPFDPFPFGLLTMVVSLEAIFLSCFVLISQSRQAAKDRIRSDVEYEANIRAGMEVTQLHTKLDHLYAQTMARLDAVERARLPTPPRPGNATGTPG; encoded by the coding sequence ATGCCCGCCGACGTCGCCCTGCTCAAGGAAGTCCCTCTCTTCGCCGCCCTCGACGACGAGGAGCGCGCCCTGCTCGCCGCCCAGCTCGAAGAAGTCCACCTGCGGGCCAGCGAAAAGGTCTTCAGCCGCGGCGACCCCGGCGGCGCCATCTACATCGTCAGCTCCGGCGAGGTTCAAATCTCCGTCGAGGACACCACCGGCCAGGTCATCGTCTTCGAGACCGCCCGGCGTGGAGACTTCTTCGGCGAACTCTCCCTCCTCGACGGAGACCCCCGCAGCGCCGACGCCCGCGCCATCCAGGACACCTGCGCCCTCAAGGTCGACCGCGCCGACCTCCAACTCCTCTTCCAACGCCACCCCTCCAGCGCCATGGACGTCCTCACCGCCATCGGCCGCCGCCTGCGCGAGGCGGACAAGATGCTCCACAGCCGCCCCACCCTCAGCCCCAACGAGATGGTCGAGGAACGGCTCACCACCATCCAACGCCTCGCCGATGGCCTCGCCGCCTTCAGCGGCACCTTCACCTTCATGCTCCTCCACGCCGCCTGGTTCGCCGCGTGGATCTCCATCAACCTGGGCTGGGTCCCCCTCCTCCACCCCTTCGACCCCTTCCCCTTCGGCCTGCTCACCATGGTCGTGAGCCTCGAGGCCATCTTCCTCTCCTGCTTCGTCCTCATCAGCCAGAGCCGCCAGGCCGCCAAGGACCGCATCCGCTCCGATGTCGAATACGAAGCGAACATCCGCGCCGGCATGGAGGTCACCCAGCTCCACACCAAGCTGGACCACCTCTACGCGCAGACCATGGCCCGCCTGGACGCCGTCGAACGTGCACGCCTCCCGACACCGCCCCGTCCCGGAAACGCGACCGGCACCCCAGGGTAA
- the nth gene encoding endonuclease III: protein MKPAEKAAILLERLRTKYPDARYELNWSTPYELLVATILAAQCTDERVNRVTAVVFPKYPGPRAFADADTAELEEDLKPTGFFKQKTKTVQAMSRALLEKFNGEVPRTIEELVTLPGVARKTANVVLNTAFDIASGIIVDTHVARVSERMGLTKHDKPEAIEQDLMKLVPQDAWTFFGPATVLHGRYTCVAKKPKCDECIVKDICPRIGV from the coding sequence ATGAAACCCGCCGAGAAAGCCGCCATCCTCCTCGAGCGTCTGCGCACGAAGTATCCCGACGCACGCTACGAGCTCAACTGGTCCACCCCCTACGAACTGCTCGTCGCGACCATCCTCGCGGCTCAGTGCACGGACGAGCGCGTCAACCGCGTCACCGCCGTCGTCTTCCCCAAGTACCCAGGTCCTCGGGCCTTCGCGGACGCGGACACCGCCGAGCTGGAGGAAGACCTCAAGCCCACCGGCTTCTTCAAGCAGAAGACCAAGACAGTGCAGGCCATGAGCCGCGCGCTGCTCGAGAAATTCAACGGCGAGGTCCCCCGCACCATCGAGGAGCTCGTGACGCTCCCCGGCGTGGCGCGCAAGACAGCCAACGTCGTCCTCAACACCGCCTTCGACATCGCCTCCGGCATCATCGTCGACACTCACGTCGCCCGCGTCAGCGAGCGCATGGGTCTGACGAAGCACGACAAGCCCGAGGCCATCGAGCAGGACTTGATGAAGCTGGTGCCCCAGGACGCGTGGACCTTCTTCGGCCCCGCCACCGTCCTGCACGGCCGCTACACGTGTGTCGCCAAGAAGCCCAAGTGCGACGAGTGCATCGTGAAAGACATCTGCCCACGCATCGGCGTATAG
- a CDS encoding DUF418 domain-containing protein, whose amino-acid sequence MNPAPSPSPIAEARPIDSGERLLLLDTLRGFALCGVFLSNTFVWFSGRVFLPRSQIEALFANGTLIDKALLPIVSMLVTGRFITIFSFLFGLGFAVQMGRAEARGAPITGLYGRRLGVLFGIGICHLLLIWYGDILSSYALLGGWLLLFRKREDRTILWWAVGLIFGGPLLVSVIQKMPQLLAATPEAAAAVAKAETERSAALKAELLPTFQTGTWWEIAKAGVQFYRQEFLVVMVLNLPVIFGRFLVGYYAGRRRLFHDAGQHIAFFRRFFFWALGLGITSSAVGAVMQQLFIRKILNPDTMPGWLPFAMQPIRTMGEVAIAATYVTGITLLFQKAAWQKVLVLLAPVGRMALTNYLCQSTISVLVFNGFGLGLFGTMRPFHTVLYCLGVFSVQIGVSHLWLSRFRFGPAEWVWRSLTYGKAQPMRKESGPAEPAMAP is encoded by the coding sequence ATGAACCCAGCTCCGTCACCGTCCCCCATCGCCGAAGCTCGACCCATCGACTCCGGCGAACGGTTGTTGCTGCTCGACACGCTGCGAGGCTTCGCACTCTGCGGCGTATTCCTCTCCAATACTTTCGTGTGGTTCAGCGGCCGGGTCTTCCTCCCCCGGTCTCAGATTGAAGCGCTGTTCGCAAATGGGACGTTGATTGACAAGGCATTGTTACCCATTGTTTCGATGCTGGTGACGGGCCGGTTCATCACCATCTTCTCGTTCTTGTTTGGCCTGGGGTTCGCGGTGCAGATGGGGCGCGCGGAGGCTCGTGGCGCCCCTATCACCGGGTTGTATGGGCGACGGCTCGGGGTGTTGTTCGGGATTGGGATCTGCCACCTCCTGCTCATCTGGTACGGAGACATCCTCAGCAGCTACGCGCTCCTGGGCGGCTGGCTGTTGCTGTTCCGGAAGCGGGAAGACCGCACGATTCTGTGGTGGGCGGTGGGGCTCATCTTCGGCGGGCCGCTCCTCGTCTCGGTCATCCAGAAGATGCCGCAGCTCCTGGCGGCCACTCCGGAGGCCGCCGCCGCCGTCGCCAAGGCGGAGACGGAGCGGTCCGCCGCGCTGAAGGCGGAGCTGCTGCCCACCTTCCAGACCGGAACCTGGTGGGAGATCGCGAAGGCGGGCGTGCAGTTCTACCGGCAGGAGTTCCTGGTCGTCATGGTGCTCAACCTGCCGGTGATTTTTGGCCGCTTCCTGGTGGGTTACTACGCGGGCCGGCGGCGGCTGTTTCATGACGCGGGTCAGCACATCGCGTTCTTCCGCCGGTTCTTCTTCTGGGCCCTGGGCCTGGGCATCACGAGCAGCGCCGTGGGCGCGGTGATGCAGCAGCTGTTCATCCGGAAGATCCTCAACCCAGACACGATGCCGGGCTGGCTTCCGTTCGCGATGCAGCCCATCCGCACCATGGGAGAGGTGGCCATCGCCGCCACCTATGTGACGGGCATCACCCTGCTCTTCCAGAAGGCCGCGTGGCAGAAGGTGCTGGTCCTGCTCGCCCCGGTGGGACGGATGGCGCTGACGAACTACCTGTGCCAGTCCACCATCAGCGTCCTGGTGTTCAATGGCTTTGGCCTGGGGCTCTTCGGCACGATGCGGCCCTTCCATACGGTCCTGTACTGCCTGGGCGTCTTCTCTGTTCAAATCGGGGTGAGCCACCTGTGGCTGTCGCGGTTCCGCTTCGGTCCCGCGGAGTGGGTGTGGCGCTCGCTCACCTACGGAAAGGCGCAGCCGATGCGGAAGGAATCGGGGCCCGCGGAACCCGCCATGGCCCCGTAG
- a CDS encoding MFS transporter: protein MRSTPTLLDASAAPSAPVPSEATSDRFPMSGLLALGMAAFITVLTEALPAGLLTRMSVDLGVSEAMAGQLVTLYALGTLVTAIPLTAATQGWRRRPLLLVAILGFSVVNIITAVSTHFALTLAARFLAGVFAGLLWSLVAGYAVRMVPEHQKGRAMAVVMAGIPVALSLGIPAGTFLGAALGWRFTFGIMSGITFVLVGWVLARVPDFPGQREDQRLSLLKVFTLPGIPSVLFVTLAYVLAHNTLYTYIAPFVAKAGLEGTLDRVLLVFGVAALVSIWLVGMWIDRWLRELVLGSTALFALVAVALGLWGGIAVVVYAGVAAWGLAFGGVATLFQTASAKTAGEAADVAQAMLVTAWNVAIAGGGIIGGVLLETVGVASIPWLLAALLLPTWAVAWRAKHHGFAPVSAR from the coding sequence ATGCGCTCCACCCCCACGCTTCTCGATGCATCCGCGGCTCCCTCCGCGCCTGTCCCCTCCGAGGCCACTTCGGACCGCTTCCCCATGTCGGGCCTGCTCGCGCTGGGCATGGCGGCCTTCATCACCGTCCTCACCGAGGCGCTGCCCGCGGGGCTGTTGACGCGGATGAGTGTCGACCTGGGGGTCTCGGAGGCGATGGCGGGGCAGCTCGTCACGCTCTACGCCCTGGGCACGCTGGTGACGGCGATTCCGCTCACGGCCGCGACGCAGGGCTGGCGGCGGCGTCCGCTGCTGCTGGTCGCCATCCTCGGCTTCTCCGTCGTCAACATCATCACCGCGGTGTCCACCCACTTCGCGCTGACGCTGGCGGCGCGGTTCCTCGCGGGCGTGTTCGCGGGGCTCCTGTGGTCGCTGGTCGCGGGCTACGCGGTCCGCATGGTGCCCGAGCACCAGAAGGGCCGCGCCATGGCGGTGGTCATGGCGGGCATCCCCGTCGCGTTGTCCCTGGGTATTCCCGCCGGCACCTTCCTGGGCGCGGCGCTGGGGTGGCGCTTCACCTTCGGCATCATGAGTGGGATCACCTTCGTCCTCGTGGGCTGGGTGCTGGCCCGGGTGCCAGACTTCCCCGGGCAGCGCGAGGACCAGCGCCTGTCGCTCCTGAAGGTGTTCACCCTGCCGGGGATTCCCTCCGTCCTGTTCGTCACGCTGGCCTATGTGCTCGCGCACAACACGCTCTATACGTACATCGCTCCGTTCGTCGCGAAGGCTGGACTGGAGGGGACGCTCGACCGGGTGTTGCTGGTCTTCGGCGTCGCCGCCCTGGTCTCCATCTGGCTGGTGGGCATGTGGATTGACCGCTGGCTGCGGGAGCTGGTGCTCGGCAGCACCGCGTTGTTCGCGCTGGTGGCCGTGGCCTTGGGGCTGTGGGGTGGCATTGCCGTCGTGGTCTACGCCGGAGTGGCCGCGTGGGGACTGGCGTTCGGGGGCGTGGCCACGCTCTTCCAGACGGCCTCCGCGAAGACGGCGGGAGAGGCCGCCGATGTCGCTCAAGCGATGCTGGTCACCGCGTGGAACGTCGCCATCGCGGGAGGTGGCATCATCGGTGGCGTCCTGCTCGAGACGGTGGGAGTGGCGTCCATCCCGTGGCTGCTGGCCGCGCTCCTGCTTCCCACGTGGGCCGTCGCCTGGCGGGCGAAGCACCACGGCTTCGCCCCCGTGTCGGCTCGCTGA
- a CDS encoding LysR family transcriptional regulator, with protein sequence MDSLGSLNAFVQAAETRSFTAAGRQLGVSSSAIGKAVARLEERLAVRLFHRSTRTITLTPEGALFLERCRRIFCEIEAAELELAQTREAPRGRLRVSMPLAGMLMTPTVSAFMRAYPEIELDLDFSDRLVDVIEEGFDGVVRAGEVNDSRLMARVLGTFRLILVGSPDYFARRGTPRKPEDLKSHACLQHRFASTGKLERWPLRRRGRKELELPSTAVVNTIEPLIFMAEQGLGIACLPDFALRRQLAQGTLVTVLDSHLDHEGTFRMLWPSSRYLSPKLRVFVDFMAKHLFAP encoded by the coding sequence ATGGACAGCCTGGGCTCACTCAACGCCTTCGTACAGGCCGCGGAGACACGCAGCTTCACCGCCGCCGGACGGCAGCTCGGCGTGTCCTCTTCGGCCATCGGCAAGGCCGTCGCGCGGCTGGAGGAGCGGCTCGCGGTCCGACTCTTCCACCGCTCGACGCGCACCATCACCCTGACGCCGGAGGGCGCGCTCTTCCTCGAGCGCTGCCGGCGCATCTTCTGTGAAATCGAGGCCGCGGAGCTGGAGCTCGCGCAGACGCGGGAGGCGCCTCGAGGCCGGTTGCGCGTGAGCATGCCCCTGGCGGGCATGTTGATGACCCCCACGGTCAGTGCATTCATGCGTGCGTATCCGGAGATCGAGCTGGACCTCGACTTCTCCGACCGGCTCGTGGATGTGATTGAGGAAGGCTTCGACGGCGTGGTGCGCGCGGGTGAGGTGAATGACTCGCGGCTCATGGCCCGGGTGCTAGGCACCTTCCGGCTCATCCTGGTGGGCTCGCCCGACTACTTCGCGCGGCGAGGGACACCTCGAAAGCCCGAGGACCTCAAGTCCCACGCCTGCCTGCAACATCGCTTCGCCTCCACCGGCAAGCTGGAGCGCTGGCCGCTGCGCCGCCGGGGACGCAAGGAGCTGGAGTTGCCCTCGACGGCGGTGGTCAACACCATCGAGCCGCTCATCTTCATGGCCGAGCAAGGGCTGGGCATCGCGTGCCTGCCGGACTTCGCCCTCCGGCGCCAGCTCGCTCAGGGCACGCTGGTCACCGTGCTCGACAGCCACCTGGACCACGAGGGCACGTTCCGGATGCTCTGGCCCTCCAGCCGATACCTGTCCCCCAAGCTGCGGGTCTTCGTCGACTTCATGGCGAAACACCTGTTCGCGCCGTGA
- the xdhC gene encoding xanthine dehydrogenase accessory protein XdhC codes for MWDWVRQLGEWAREDAPFAVATVTACQGSTPAEPGAKVLVRGDGVFHGTVGGGHLEQLVLADARACLARGESRAFRYPLGAKLGQCCGGVVDVFVEPVNHGPRLYLFGAGHVGQSLCRILEGTPFRVHLVDERPEWLHGERIPDSVTRHEEPWEEFFAQAVWDARRTYVAVMTHRHDLDQDIIAAAVEKPARYLGLIGSKTKWARFRQRLEARGVPPSRIDRVQCPMGLELGGKSPQEVAVSIAAGLLQLHHQPFIETQPESSVSEPPRLRGVSSGE; via the coding sequence ATGTGGGATTGGGTCCGCCAGCTAGGCGAGTGGGCGCGGGAGGATGCGCCCTTCGCCGTAGCCACCGTTACAGCCTGCCAGGGAAGCACCCCCGCCGAGCCCGGCGCGAAAGTCCTGGTGCGGGGCGACGGCGTGTTTCACGGCACCGTGGGCGGCGGACACCTGGAGCAGCTGGTGCTCGCCGACGCGCGAGCCTGTCTGGCTCGAGGTGAGTCCCGCGCCTTCCGCTACCCGTTGGGCGCGAAGCTGGGCCAGTGCTGTGGAGGCGTGGTGGATGTCTTCGTGGAGCCCGTCAACCACGGGCCTCGGCTGTATCTCTTCGGGGCGGGCCACGTGGGCCAGTCCCTGTGCCGCATCCTGGAGGGAACACCGTTCCGGGTGCACCTGGTGGACGAGCGCCCCGAGTGGCTCCACGGCGAGCGCATCCCCGACTCGGTGACGCGCCATGAAGAGCCGTGGGAGGAGTTCTTCGCCCAGGCGGTGTGGGACGCGCGGCGGACCTATGTCGCGGTGATGACGCACCGGCACGACCTGGACCAGGACATCATCGCCGCCGCGGTGGAGAAGCCCGCGCGCTACCTGGGCCTCATCGGCAGCAAGACCAAGTGGGCGCGTTTCCGCCAACGCCTGGAGGCGCGAGGGGTTCCACCGTCTCGCATCGACCGCGTGCAGTGCCCCATGGGGTTGGAGCTGGGGGGCAAGTCGCCGCAAGAGGTCGCGGTGAGCATCGCCGCGGGACTGCTTCAGCTCCACCATCAGCCTTTCATTGAAACCCAGCCCGAGTCTTCCGTCTCGGAGCCGCCCCGCCTGCGCGGGGTTTCATCTGGAGAATGA
- the xdhB gene encoding xanthine dehydrogenase molybdopterin binding subunit: MFEFRLNGSLVRVEDVSPNTTLLDFLRARGATGTKQGCAEGDCGACTVAMVDADAEGNRCLRAFNSCIALVPMVAGREVVTVEGVGSKEKPHPVQQAMVKHYGSQCGFCTPGFVVSMAEAYSRPDVCTPEAVADQLCGNICRCTGYRPIRDAMMEALAERDAKVGLQPPLPGTPLGGPAAALPSLSYEARGQKFLRPTSWEELLSLKATHPEAMLVAGATELGVDITKKFRRYPFLVSTEGVRGLRDIRREADGWYVGGAATLVDLEDALGQEFPEVGKMLNVFASRQIRQRATLSGNLVTASPIGDMAPVLLALDARLVLASTKGERTVALSDFFLAYRKTALQADEVVRFIVIPHAPAAGTGLTRLSNSYKVSKRRELDISIVAAGFCVEVDAAGVVRSARLGYGGVAATPVRARRTEDLLVGRPWTRETVDQALVVLAGELSPISDLRGSAEYRRGLIVNLFEKFFSGEHSPSLDASPGFLADGRELPTDSTRSLRHESALGHVTGSARYVDDLAQSRPMLEVWPVCSPHAHARILRRDASAAKAMPGVATVLLAEDIPGMNDTGPIRHDEPLLAKDEVLFHGQLVALVVGESVEACRAAASQVVVEYEPLPAILTVEEAIEKHSYHTEPHIIQRGDVAAALAASPRRLSGTVTMGGQEHFYLETHAAFAEKGDDGDITVVSSTQHPSEVQAVISHVLHIQRSRVVVQAPRMGGGFGGKETQGNAPAALVALAAWLTGKPVRWMMDRDVDMMVTGKRHPFHTTFEVGFDEQGKLLALDAQLVSNGGWSLDLSESITDRALFHLDNAYYIPATRYLGRVAKTHLVSNTAFRGFGGPQGMLVGEEILDRVARSLGLPADQVRERNFYRGTGETNTTHYGQELEDERLPHLWRQLKDSSDFSRRRAEVDAFNARSPRIKRGLAMTPMKFGISFTATFLNQAGALVHVYRDGSVMVSHGGTEMGQGLHTKIQGVVMRELGVPEFALRVAKTATDKVPNTSATAASSGSDLNGAAVREACLTLRKRLEPVAVKLFAERKGREVTAEQLVFRDGLVELQGAPEVNVGFAEVVDAAYLARISLSTTGYYQTPGIGYDKAKGRGKPFLYFAYGAAVTEVEVDGHTGMKRVLRVDLLEDVGDSLNPGVDRGQIEGGFVQGMGWLTGEDLRWDAKGRLLTHSASTYPVPAFSDAPVDFRVRLLERARQPNTIHGSKAVGEPPLMLALSVREALKDAVGAFGHSGGEVELASPATHEALFLAIQKRLTRREGADGLVAA, translated from the coding sequence ATGTTCGAGTTCCGGCTCAACGGGAGCCTGGTTCGCGTCGAGGATGTGTCGCCCAACACCACGCTGCTCGATTTCCTTCGCGCCCGGGGCGCCACGGGGACGAAGCAAGGCTGCGCCGAGGGCGACTGTGGCGCGTGCACCGTGGCCATGGTGGATGCGGACGCCGAGGGCAACCGCTGCCTGCGCGCGTTCAACAGCTGCATCGCCCTGGTGCCCATGGTGGCCGGGCGCGAGGTGGTGACGGTGGAGGGCGTGGGCTCGAAAGAGAAGCCCCACCCCGTCCAGCAGGCGATGGTGAAGCACTACGGTTCGCAGTGTGGCTTCTGCACGCCGGGCTTCGTCGTCTCCATGGCGGAGGCGTACTCGCGGCCGGACGTCTGTACCCCCGAGGCCGTGGCGGACCAGCTCTGTGGAAACATCTGCCGCTGCACCGGCTACCGGCCCATCCGCGACGCGATGATGGAGGCCCTCGCCGAGCGCGACGCCAAGGTGGGCTTGCAGCCGCCGCTCCCGGGGACTCCGCTGGGGGGTCCCGCCGCCGCCCTGCCCTCGCTGAGCTACGAGGCTCGAGGACAGAAGTTCCTGCGCCCCACGTCGTGGGAGGAACTGCTCTCGCTCAAGGCCACACATCCGGAGGCGATGCTCGTCGCGGGTGCCACCGAGCTGGGCGTGGACATCACCAAGAAGTTCCGCCGCTATCCGTTCCTCGTCTCCACCGAGGGCGTGCGCGGCTTGCGTGACATCCGCCGCGAGGCGGATGGGTGGTACGTGGGCGGCGCGGCGACACTCGTCGACCTGGAGGATGCGCTGGGCCAGGAGTTCCCCGAGGTGGGGAAGATGCTCAACGTCTTCGCCTCGCGGCAGATTCGTCAGCGCGCCACGCTCTCCGGCAACCTGGTGACGGCTTCGCCCATTGGCGACATGGCGCCGGTGCTGCTCGCGCTGGATGCGCGCCTGGTGCTGGCATCGACGAAGGGCGAGCGGACCGTGGCGCTGTCCGACTTCTTCCTCGCGTACCGCAAGACGGCGCTCCAGGCGGACGAGGTGGTGCGCTTCATCGTCATCCCCCATGCCCCGGCGGCGGGCACCGGGCTCACTCGACTGTCGAATTCGTACAAGGTGTCCAAGCGGCGTGAGCTGGATATCAGCATCGTCGCCGCGGGCTTCTGCGTGGAGGTGGACGCGGCGGGCGTGGTGCGCTCGGCGCGGCTGGGCTACGGCGGCGTGGCGGCGACGCCCGTTCGCGCGCGGCGCACCGAGGACCTGCTCGTGGGGCGGCCGTGGACCCGGGAGACCGTGGACCAGGCGCTCGTGGTGCTCGCCGGGGAGCTGTCTCCCATCAGCGACCTGCGAGGGAGCGCGGAGTACCGGCGCGGGCTCATCGTGAACCTGTTCGAGAAGTTCTTCTCGGGAGAACACAGCCCCTCGCTGGACGCGTCCCCGGGCTTTCTCGCGGACGGACGCGAGCTGCCCACGGACAGCACCCGCTCACTCCGCCATGAAAGCGCGCTGGGACACGTGACAGGGAGCGCGCGGTACGTGGATGACCTGGCGCAGTCCCGCCCCATGCTCGAGGTCTGGCCGGTGTGCTCGCCGCACGCGCACGCGCGCATCCTTCGAAGGGATGCCTCCGCGGCCAAGGCGATGCCGGGCGTCGCGACGGTGCTCCTCGCCGAGGACATCCCTGGCATGAACGACACCGGCCCCATCCGCCACGACGAGCCGCTGCTCGCGAAGGACGAGGTCCTGTTCCACGGGCAGTTGGTCGCCCTGGTGGTGGGCGAATCCGTCGAGGCATGCCGCGCGGCCGCAAGCCAGGTCGTGGTCGAGTACGAACCGCTGCCGGCCATCCTCACGGTCGAGGAGGCCATCGAGAAGCACAGCTACCACACCGAGCCGCACATCATTCAGCGCGGTGACGTGGCGGCCGCGCTCGCGGCGAGCCCTCGGCGGCTGTCCGGCACGGTGACGATGGGCGGACAGGAGCACTTCTACCTGGAGACACATGCCGCGTTCGCCGAGAAGGGCGACGACGGCGACATCACGGTGGTCTCCTCCACGCAGCACCCGTCCGAGGTGCAGGCGGTGATCTCCCACGTGCTGCACATCCAGCGCAGCCGCGTGGTGGTGCAGGCGCCGCGCATGGGCGGCGGCTTCGGTGGCAAGGAGACCCAAGGCAACGCCCCCGCGGCGCTGGTGGCGCTGGCCGCGTGGCTCACGGGCAAGCCCGTGCGGTGGATGATGGACCGGGACGTGGACATGATGGTGACGGGCAAGCGTCACCCCTTCCACACCACCTTCGAGGTGGGCTTCGATGAGCAGGGCAAGCTGCTCGCCCTGGATGCGCAGCTCGTGTCCAACGGCGGCTGGTCGCTGGACCTGTCGGAGTCCATTACCGACCGCGCCCTCTTCCATCTGGACAACGCGTACTACATCCCCGCGACGCGCTACCTGGGGCGCGTGGCGAAAACACACCTGGTCTCCAATACGGCCTTCCGCGGCTTCGGTGGGCCGCAGGGCATGCTCGTGGGCGAGGAGATCCTGGACCGCGTGGCGCGCTCGCTGGGACTGCCCGCGGACCAGGTCCGCGAGCGGAACTTCTATCGGGGCACCGGCGAGACGAACACGACACACTACGGCCAGGAGCTGGAGGACGAGCGGCTGCCGCACCTGTGGCGCCAGTTGAAGGACTCGTCCGACTTCTCGCGCCGCCGCGCGGAGGTGGACGCGTTCAACGCCCGTTCGCCCCGCATCAAGCGCGGGCTGGCGATGACGCCCATGAAGTTCGGCATCTCCTTCACCGCGACGTTCCTCAACCAGGCGGGCGCGCTGGTTCATGTGTATCGGGATGGCTCGGTGATGGTGTCGCACGGCGGCACGGAGATGGGCCAGGGACTGCACACGAAGATTCAAGGTGTGGTCATGCGCGAGCTGGGCGTGCCCGAGTTCGCGCTCCGCGTGGCGAAGACGGCCACGGACAAGGTGCCCAACACCTCCGCCACGGCGGCATCGAGCGGCTCCGACTTGAATGGCGCCGCGGTGCGCGAGGCGTGCCTGACGCTGCGCAAGCGGCTGGAGCCCGTGGCCGTGAAGCTGTTCGCGGAGAGGAAGGGCCGCGAGGTGACGGCCGAGCAGCTCGTGTTCCGCGATGGACTCGTGGAGCTCCAGGGCGCGCCCGAGGTCAACGTGGGCTTCGCCGAGGTGGTGGATGCCGCGTACCTGGCGCGCATCAGCCTCTCCACGACGGGGTACTACCAGACGCCGGGCATCGGCTACGACAAGGCCAAGGGCCGCGGAAAGCCGTTCCTCTACTTCGCCTACGGCGCGGCGGTGACGGAGGTGGAGGTGGACGGGCACACAGGCATGAAGCGTGTGCTGCGCGTGGACCTGCTGGAGGACGTGGGCGACTCACTCAACCCAGGCGTGGACCGGGGACAGATCGAAGGCGGCTTCGTCCAGGGCATGGGGTGGCTCACCGGCGAGGACCTGCGCTGGGATGCCAAGGGCCGGCTGCTCACACACTCCGCCAGCACGTACCCGGTGCCCGCCTTCAGCGACGCGCCCGTGGACTTCCGCGTGAGGCTGCTGGAGCGCGCGCGGCAGCCCAACACCATTCATGGCAGCAAGGCCGTGGGCGAGCCGCCGTTGATGCTGGCCCTCTCGGTGCGCGAGGCCCTGAAGGACGCGGTGGGTGCCTTTGGCCACTCCGGCGGAGAGGTGGAGCTGGCGTCTCCCGCGACACACGAGGCCCTGTTCCTCGCCATCCAGAAGCGGCTAACCCGGCGCGAAGGGGCAGACGGACTCGTGGCGGCCTGA